From a region of the Calliphora vicina chromosome 4, idCalVici1.1, whole genome shotgun sequence genome:
- the LOC135958736 gene encoding pyruvate dehydrogenase E1 component subunit alpha, mitochondrial-like, with the protein MISLRPLTLKFVLPKISRRCYSFLERFCKKDSSDVKDLNGGGPSVTLQLENSFKLYNLEKEPSTTICLTANAALKLYRDMQTIRRMENACGNLYKEKIIRGFCHLYVGQEACCVGIKSSMRSQDSIITSYRSHGWTWLMGVPIYSIIAELCQKQSGCSRGKGGSMHTYAENFFGGNGIVGAQAPLGAGVAFAHAYRCDGGVNFACYGDGAANQGQLHEAFNIACLWKLPIVFVCENNKYGMGTSVKRSSCSTDYYTRGDYIPGLWVNGNDVLAVRSAAEFVINHAHTCGPIVMELETYRYHGHSMSDPGTSYRKREEVQMMREKNDPITTFRELCLRNKLIKEEEFKKIDDSIKTEVDEAVKQVRQDKDTDPGELAIDVYANNLEGNIRNIIRRDLKHDNVGTPLIPLGKVKATPKTDIKEIPKKEEKSAIKPLAEGDMKNDKEPATKAKEDGKKEEAKKSLEVSKNLAKKSSPLLKNKTDNSDKDKNPKDSTKK; encoded by the exons atgatttcgttAAGACCcttgactttaaaatttgtgttaccAAAGATTTCACGCCGTTGTTACTCATTTTTGGAGCGTTTTTGTAAAAAGGACTCGTCCGATGTAAAAGATTTAAATGGTGGTGGTCCTAGTGTAACCCTACAGTTGGAAAAT tccttcaaattgtataatttgGAAAAGGAGCCCTCAACCACAATTTGTTTGACCGCCAATGCAGCTTTAAAATTGTATAGAGATATGCAAACTATACGAAGAATGGAAAATGCCTGTGGCAACTTGTATAAGGAAAAGATAATACGGggattttgtcatttatatgtGGGTCAAGAAGCCTGTTGTGTGG GCATTAAGTCTTCCATGAGATCTCAAGATAGCATTATAACTTCTTATCGTTCTCATGGCTGGACGTGGCTAATGGGCGTGCCCATTTACAGTATTATAGCAGAACTGTGTCAAAAACAATCCGGCTGCAGTCGTGGCAAAGGCGGCTCTATGCATACATATGCTGAAAATTTCTTTGGCGGCAATGGCATTGTAGGAGCCCAAGCTCCCTTAGGGGCGGGCGTGGCTTTTGCTCATGCCTATCGTTGTGATGGGGGTGTAAATTTCGCCTGCTATGGTGATGGTGCTGCCAATCAGGGCCAGTTACATGAAGCCTTCAATATAGCCTGCCTGTGGAAGCTGCCGATTGTGTTCGTTTGTGAGAATAATAAATATGGCATGGGCACGTCTGTGAAAAGATCCTCATGCAGCACGGATTATTATACCAGAGGTGATTATATTCCAGGGCTATGGGTTAATGGCAATGATGTTTTGGCGGTTCGTAGTGCCGCggaatttgttataaatcatGCTCACACTTGTGGGCCTATAGTAATGGAATTGGAAACTTATCGATATCATGGTCATTCGATGTCCGATCCAGGTACTAGTTATCGCAAACGGGAGGAGGTGCAAATGATGAGAGAGAAAAATGATCCGATAACCACGTTTAGGGAATTGTGTTTGAGAAATAAACTGATCAAGGAGGAGGAGTTTAAG AAAATCGATGATTCAATTAAAACCGAAGTAGACGAGGCCGTCAAACAAGTACGCCAGGACAAAGATACCGATCCCGGCGAATTGGCCATTGATGTTTATGCCAATAATTTAGAGGGcaatataagaaatattatcAGGCgtgatttaaaacatgacaatGTGGGTACACCTTTAATACCCCTGGGTAAAGTAAAAGCCACACCCAAGACGGACATAAAAGAAATAcccaaaaaagaagaaaaatctgCTATAAAACCTTTAGCCGAGGGTGACATGAAAAATGACAAGGAGCCTGCAACAAAAGCGAAAGAAGATGGCAAAAAAGAGGAAGCTAAAAAATCATTGGAAGTTAGCAAAAATTTAGCTAAAAAATCTTCGCCACtgcttaaaaacaaaactgataaTTCAGACAAAGATAAAAATCCTAAAGATTccacaaagaaataa